One stretch of Candidatus Korarchaeota archaeon NZ13-K DNA includes these proteins:
- a CDS encoding HD domain-containing protein: protein MSEEADMNFEIEREIASYLEGSEKLMGVFKRLREDPRIKGLLDMSNIVLVHRLKYNDHGLTHAMITTRNSLKILDILGPEIVVTEDWRDFEDSKLIVMVASFLHDIGNAVHREEHELLSVTLARPLVEEILRDYYGDPAKEVKIASMILEAIMCHMGRFEPTSIEAGVVATADGCDMEKERARIPFQLGRHDIHKFSALAVEEVRISRGEEKPLRITVGMRDPSGTFQVEEILLKKIRGVRFEGFVEVYAEIAGLERIRFI, encoded by the coding sequence GTGAGTGAGGAAGCGGACATGAACTTCGAGATCGAGAGGGAGATAGCGAGCTACTTGGAGGGCTCGGAGAAGCTGATGGGGGTCTTCAAGCGCCTGAGGGAGGATCCCAGGATCAAGGGGCTCCTGGACATGTCTAACATAGTGCTGGTTCACAGACTGAAGTACAACGATCACGGCTTAACTCATGCGATGATAACGACTAGGAACTCCCTGAAGATACTCGACATATTGGGGCCTGAGATCGTGGTCACCGAGGACTGGCGCGACTTCGAGGATTCGAAGCTCATAGTCATGGTGGCTAGCTTCCTTCATGACATAGGGAATGCAGTGCACAGGGAGGAGCACGAGCTGCTGAGCGTTACCCTAGCGAGGCCCCTGGTGGAGGAGATCCTCAGGGATTACTACGGTGATCCGGCCAAGGAGGTGAAGATAGCTAGCATGATACTCGAGGCAATCATGTGTCACATGGGGAGATTCGAGCCCACCAGCATAGAGGCGGGCGTGGTGGCCACGGCTGATGGCTGCGACATGGAGAAGGAGAGGGCGAGGATTCCCTTCCAGCTGGGCCGCCATGACATTCACAAGTTCTCGGCACTGGCCGTTGAGGAGGTTAGGATAAGCAGGGGGGAGGAGAAGCCGCTGAGGATCACAGTCGGCATGAGGGATCCAAGCGGGACCTTCCAGGTGGAGGAGATCCTCCTGAAGAAGATAAGGGGTGTCAGGTTCGAGGGGTTCGTTGAGGTCTACGCGGAGATAGCTGGTTTGGAGAGGATAAGGTTCATATAA
- a CDS encoding DUF2703 domain-containing protein: protein MGCLTIKLMSGRAKVTVYYTPECPADELLRELREALSEAGISHEIEEITLVNDEEAAEHKILGVPTVRINGVDVDPNFEDKGVYRAACTRIYKWEGRIYSYPPKGMIVEALRRLGLLGE from the coding sequence ATGGGGTGCCTCACCATTAAGCTTATGAGCGGGAGAGCCAAGGTCACGGTCTACTACACGCCCGAGTGCCCCGCAGATGAGCTGCTCAGGGAGCTCAGGGAGGCCCTCTCGGAGGCCGGGATATCTCATGAGATAGAGGAGATCACCCTAGTGAACGATGAGGAGGCGGCTGAGCACAAGATATTGGGCGTGCCAACCGTCAGGATAAATGGAGTTGATGTGGATCCGAACTTCGAGGACAAGGGAGTCTACAGGGCCGCTTGCACCAGGATATACAAGTGGGAGGGGAGGATATACAGCTACCCTCCCAAGGGGATGATAGTGGAGGCCCTCAGGAGGCTGGGGCTCCTCGGTGAGTGA
- a CDS encoding peroxiredoxin family protein: protein MPKAKKLLIIASKGTLDMAYPPLILAQVGAAMGLEVGVFFTFWGLNIIRKDTVDKLKISPVGNPALGMPNILGMIPGMTALATSMMKRRIKAINMSSIREMIRECKELGVKFYACSNTVELMGLKREQLIDEVDDIVGATTFLEMASEDAIVLFI, encoded by the coding sequence GTGCCCAAGGCGAAGAAGCTCCTGATAATAGCCAGCAAGGGTACCCTTGACATGGCCTATCCCCCATTGATACTTGCCCAAGTCGGGGCGGCCATGGGTCTGGAGGTGGGTGTTTTCTTCACGTTCTGGGGGCTCAACATAATAAGGAAGGATACCGTTGACAAGCTGAAGATATCGCCCGTGGGCAACCCCGCGCTCGGCATGCCGAACATACTCGGCATGATACCAGGGATGACCGCGCTCGCGACCAGCATGATGAAGAGGAGGATAAAGGCCATAAACATGTCATCCATCAGGGAGATGATAAGGGAGTGCAAGGAGCTTGGCGTCAAGTTTTACGCTTGCTCCAACACGGTTGAGCTGATGGGGTTGAAGAGGGAGCAGCTGATAGATGAGGTCGACGACATAGTCGGGGCCACAACATTCCTGGAAATGGCCAGTGAGGACGCCATAGTTCTATTCATTTGA